Proteins encoded together in one Nostoc sp. PCC 7524 window:
- a CDS encoding stage II sporulation protein M encodes MNIQRWIARREANWQRLDALLRQAETKGLKSLKAAEIRELASLYRSVAADLARARTQQVGNILIQNLQLLTTRAYTQIYQGSRRQEWQAVVEFYRWGLPEVIQQTFPYTATATALFCLGVIVAWWYAWQDPTFMSLIVPEQLISQVRDENKLWMGSIVGIEPLASSGIMINNIKVSFGAVAGGMTVGAFTTYIMVFNGLLIGAIATLVGQNNLAYPFWAFVFPHGALELPAIFFAGGAGFLLAKAILFPGQYRRGDALKFYGSQAVQLVFGIVPMLVIAGIIEGFFSPNPIVPDPLKYLFGLGLFIILVIYCNRKRTSVKS; translated from the coding sequence ATGAATATTCAACGTTGGATTGCACGACGAGAAGCAAACTGGCAGCGTTTAGATGCTTTGTTAAGGCAAGCAGAGACAAAAGGGTTAAAGTCCCTGAAAGCTGCGGAAATTAGAGAATTAGCAAGTTTATATCGTTCCGTAGCGGCAGATTTAGCCCGCGCCCGCACGCAACAAGTTGGTAATATTTTGATACAAAACTTGCAATTATTGACCACTCGTGCATATACACAAATTTACCAAGGTTCACGACGGCAGGAATGGCAAGCTGTGGTGGAGTTTTACCGATGGGGACTACCAGAGGTGATACAGCAAACATTTCCATATACTGCTACGGCTACAGCTTTGTTTTGTTTGGGAGTGATAGTTGCTTGGTGGTATGCGTGGCAAGATCCGACATTTATGTCCCTCATAGTTCCAGAACAATTAATTTCCCAAGTGCGAGATGAAAATAAATTGTGGATGGGTTCGATTGTGGGGATTGAACCTTTGGCTTCTAGCGGCATTATGATTAACAACATCAAAGTGTCCTTTGGTGCGGTGGCTGGAGGGATGACAGTTGGAGCTTTTACGACCTATATCATGGTATTTAATGGCTTATTAATTGGTGCGATCGCTACTTTGGTAGGTCAAAACAATTTAGCTTATCCTTTTTGGGCTTTTGTCTTTCCCCACGGTGCTTTAGAATTACCCGCTATCTTTTTCGCTGGGGGGGCTGGGTTTTTATTAGCAAAAGCAATTTTATTTCCTGGTCAATATCGCCGGGGAGATGCCTTAAAATTTTATGGTTCTCAAGCAGTACAATTAGTATTTGGCATTGTGCCAATGTTAGTAATTGCCGGGATAATTGAGGGCTTTTTCTCTCCTAATCCTATAGTTCCAGACCCATTAAAGTATCTATTTGGTTTAGGATTATTCATAATTTTAGTCATATACTGTAACCGCAAACGTACATCCGTCAAAAGTTAG
- a CDS encoding DUF4168 domain-containing protein — MKKIANLFYQTRMQEILTKTLFVGMITSASLVFSTLKVDAQVTSVNNIEITNYAKAVLAMEPARQQAFGEIKKVIGNADIPKIVCNDPKSMNGLPSQARDIAVNYCNQSQQIVEEHGLSIDTFNKITMELQSNNNLKRQVYNTLIRLQKKPGS; from the coding sequence ATGAAGAAGATTGCTAATTTGTTCTACCAAACTAGAATGCAAGAGATACTTACCAAAACTTTATTTGTGGGCATGATTACAAGTGCTAGTTTGGTTTTTAGCACTTTAAAAGTTGATGCTCAAGTTACCTCAGTTAACAATATTGAAATTACTAACTACGCCAAAGCCGTGTTAGCAATGGAGCCAGCACGTCAGCAAGCTTTTGGGGAAATAAAAAAAGTTATTGGTAACGCTGATATTCCCAAGATAGTTTGTAATGACCCCAAAAGTATGAATGGGTTGCCAAGTCAGGCTAGAGATATTGCCGTTAATTACTGTAACCAATCTCAGCAAATTGTCGAAGAGCATGGTCTAAGTATTGATACATTTAATAAGATCACGATGGAACTGCAAAGTAATAACAATTTAAAAAGACAAGTTTACAATACATTAATCCGGCTACAGAAGAAACCAGGTTCTTAG
- a CDS encoding DUF1868 domain-containing protein — MDDNYQTYLNRVARMTLPEAYRSQVQHIQESYKFQPSSGSRKAVPFPGYTLITPSAAEDVDNSTFYATLAAYQQELLQLPLGKDLIVPVPAASFHLTLADLIWDSAYRDASENNPDFEQQLHSCIAETFQQYQQSLTQESHGISWQTLGLIVMPRAIGVCLVPKDERCYEQIIKFRRTVYQNPKLIALGIEQHYHFTAHVTLGYFGDVTPELDRTNLGNLLTELNQKWLDMPEILIRRVELRKFDDMTRYYRQTDWPSLEF, encoded by the coding sequence TTGGACGACAATTACCAAACCTATTTAAATCGGGTAGCAAGAATGACGCTACCAGAAGCTTACAGATCCCAAGTTCAACATATCCAAGAATCTTATAAATTTCAGCCGTCTTCAGGATCTAGAAAAGCAGTACCTTTTCCTGGCTATACCCTAATTACTCCAAGTGCAGCAGAAGATGTAGATAACTCAACCTTCTACGCTACTTTAGCAGCTTATCAGCAGGAGCTTTTGCAGTTACCGTTAGGTAAAGATTTGATTGTCCCTGTACCTGCGGCAAGTTTTCATCTGACTTTAGCAGACTTGATTTGGGACAGTGCTTATCGAGATGCTTCTGAGAATAATCCTGACTTTGAGCAACAATTACACTCTTGCATTGCAGAAACATTTCAACAGTATCAACAATCCCTGACACAAGAAAGTCATGGAATTTCTTGGCAAACTTTGGGACTGATAGTAATGCCAAGGGCTATTGGTGTGTGTTTAGTACCTAAAGACGAACGTTGCTATGAGCAGATTATTAAATTCCGTCGCACAGTGTATCAAAATCCCAAACTAATCGCTTTAGGAATTGAACAACATTATCATTTTACAGCCCATGTCACATTGGGTTATTTCGGGGATGTCACACCGGAACTAGACAGAACAAATCTCGGTAATTTACTGACTGAGTTGAATCAAAAATGGCTAGATATGCCAGAAATCCTCATCCGTCGTGTTGAACTGCGGAAGTTCGACGATATGACGCGCTATTATCGTCAAACAGACTGGCCGAGTTTAGAGTTTTAG
- the holA gene encoding DNA polymerase III subunit delta → MPIYVYWGEDDFALEKAVTLLRDRILDPLWISFNYTGFPPEQSDAVIAALNQAMTPPFGAGGRLVWLNNTTVFQQCPDHLLAELTRTLSVIPENSVLLLTSRNKPDERLKSTKLFKQLATEYREFPLIPPWKTELLIQAVNQAAQTVGVRLTAKAAEVLAEAVGNDTRLLYNEIEKLRLYAEDGNQPIEVDTVTLLVRNNTQNSLQLAAAIRTGDTAKALTVLADLINAAEPGLRIVATLIGQFRTWLWVKLMMESGERNSQAIAQAAEVGNPKRIYFLQQEVQSLSLRQLLSCLPLLLELEFSLKQGFGEISTLQTKVIELCQVCRRN, encoded by the coding sequence ATGCCCATCTACGTTTACTGGGGTGAGGATGATTTTGCCCTGGAAAAAGCGGTGACGCTGTTGCGAGATCGCATCCTCGATCCCCTCTGGATTAGTTTTAACTATACTGGTTTTCCACCCGAACAAAGCGATGCGGTGATTGCGGCTTTAAATCAAGCTATGACTCCACCCTTTGGTGCTGGAGGGCGTTTGGTATGGCTGAATAATACTACTGTTTTTCAGCAGTGTCCTGATCATCTGTTGGCAGAATTAACGCGTACTTTGTCAGTAATCCCTGAAAATTCGGTTTTATTACTGACTTCCCGCAACAAACCAGATGAACGCTTGAAATCTACGAAGTTGTTCAAACAATTGGCTACTGAGTACCGGGAGTTTCCCCTGATTCCACCTTGGAAGACGGAGTTACTCATACAAGCTGTTAACCAAGCTGCTCAAACTGTGGGGGTGAGACTGACAGCTAAGGCGGCGGAAGTTTTAGCGGAAGCTGTAGGTAATGATACACGACTACTTTACAATGAAATCGAGAAGTTACGTCTTTATGCTGAAGATGGTAATCAACCTATCGAAGTAGATACTGTTACACTTTTAGTCAGGAATAATACCCAGAATAGTCTGCAACTAGCCGCAGCTATTAGAACTGGGGACACGGCAAAAGCTTTGACTGTCTTGGCTGATTTAATCAATGCCGCCGAGCCAGGATTACGGATAGTTGCTACTTTGATTGGTCAATTTCGCACTTGGTTATGGGTGAAACTGATGATGGAAAGTGGTGAACGCAATTCCCAGGCGATCGCTCAAGCGGCTGAAGTTGGCAATCCTAAGCGGATCTACTTTTTACAGCAAGAAGTTCAATCTCTTTCTTTACGGCAACTTCTGTCTTGTTTACCACTATTACTAGAGTTAGAGTTTAGTCTCAAACAAGGCTTTGGGGAAATATCAACACTTCAAACTAAAGTCATAGAATTATGTCAAGTATGCCGACGCAATTGA
- the dnaK gene encoding molecular chaperone DnaK, translating to MAKVVGIDLGTTNSCVAVMEGGQPSVIANAEGQRITPSVVAYTKTGERLVGQIARRQAVMNPENTFYSVKRFIGRKFDEVTHEATEVSYRIIRDSNENVKLDCPAVGKQFAPEEISAQVLRKLVDDASKYLGEKVTQAVITVPAYFNDSQRQATKDAGKIAGIEVLRIINEPTAAALAYGLDKKQNETILVFDLGGGTFDVSILEVGDGVFEVKSTSGDTHLGGDDFDKKIVDWLANEFQHNEGVDLRKDKQALQRLTEAAEKAKIELSSATQTNINLPFITATQAGPKHLDMTLTRVKFEEMCADLFDRCRKPVQQALQDARLSNAELDEVVLVGGSTRIPAVQALVRQLTGKDPCQGVNPDEVVAVGAAIQAGVLSGEVKDILLLDVTPLSLGVETLGGVMTKIIERNTTIPVKKSETFSTAADGQSNVEIHVLQGERELAQDNKSLGNFRLDGIPPAPRGVPQIEVTFDIDANGILSVTAKDRATSKQQSISITGASTLDKRDVERMVRDAEAHAAEDRQRREQIDAKNIADSLVYQAEKQMRDLGDKVNASDRSRVEGLVNDLREAINQDHSDRIKSLTNELQQALMQVGSAVYAQAAGTTGSTTPGEERGGGDDVIDADFVESK from the coding sequence ATGGCAAAAGTAGTTGGCATTGATTTAGGGACGACGAACTCTTGTGTTGCTGTTATGGAAGGGGGACAACCAAGCGTCATTGCCAATGCAGAGGGACAACGGATTACTCCCTCTGTTGTTGCATATACCAAAACAGGTGAACGCTTGGTGGGACAGATTGCCAGACGGCAAGCTGTGATGAACCCAGAAAACACTTTTTATTCTGTCAAACGCTTCATTGGACGCAAATTTGATGAAGTTACCCATGAAGCCACAGAGGTTTCTTATCGAATCATCCGTGACAGTAATGAGAATGTCAAATTGGACTGTCCCGCAGTTGGTAAACAATTTGCCCCTGAAGAAATTTCTGCCCAAGTGCTGCGGAAATTGGTAGATGATGCCAGCAAATATTTAGGAGAAAAAGTTACCCAAGCAGTAATTACAGTTCCGGCATACTTTAATGACTCCCAACGTCAAGCTACCAAAGATGCTGGAAAAATTGCTGGTATAGAAGTTCTCCGCATCATCAACGAACCAACAGCCGCCGCCCTCGCCTACGGTTTGGATAAAAAGCAAAATGAAACTATCTTAGTGTTTGACCTTGGGGGTGGAACCTTTGATGTTTCTATTTTGGAAGTAGGTGATGGTGTATTTGAAGTTAAATCCACCAGTGGCGACACCCATTTAGGTGGTGATGATTTTGATAAAAAGATTGTCGATTGGCTAGCTAATGAGTTTCAACACAACGAAGGTGTAGACTTGCGAAAAGATAAGCAAGCACTGCAACGATTAACAGAAGCCGCCGAAAAAGCCAAAATTGAACTTTCCAGTGCGACGCAAACTAATATCAATCTCCCCTTTATCACCGCCACCCAAGCAGGGCCAAAACACCTGGATATGACCCTGACACGGGTGAAATTTGAGGAGATGTGCGCCGATTTATTTGACCGTTGTCGTAAGCCTGTCCAACAAGCATTACAAGACGCTAGACTTTCTAACGCTGAACTGGATGAAGTTGTCTTAGTTGGTGGTTCAACGCGCATTCCTGCGGTGCAAGCATTAGTCCGGCAACTAACAGGGAAAGACCCATGTCAAGGAGTGAACCCAGATGAAGTGGTAGCGGTAGGTGCAGCCATTCAAGCGGGTGTGTTATCAGGCGAAGTCAAAGATATCCTGCTGTTGGATGTCACACCGTTGTCCTTGGGTGTGGAAACTCTGGGTGGTGTGATGACTAAGATTATTGAACGCAACACCACCATCCCGGTGAAGAAATCAGAAACCTTCTCTACCGCCGCCGATGGACAATCAAATGTCGAAATTCACGTCCTCCAAGGAGAACGAGAATTAGCTCAAGATAACAAAAGTTTGGGTAATTTCCGTTTAGATGGCATTCCCCCAGCACCTAGGGGTGTACCACAAATTGAAGTCACCTTTGATATTGATGCTAATGGTATTCTCTCGGTGACGGCAAAAGACCGGGCAACCAGCAAACAGCAATCGATTTCGATTACAGGTGCTTCTACACTGGATAAACGTGATGTGGAACGCATGGTGAGGGATGCAGAAGCCCACGCCGCCGAAGATCGTCAGCGCCGTGAACAAATTGATGCCAAGAACATAGCAGACTCTCTGGTATATCAAGCAGAAAAACAAATGCGTGATTTGGGCGATAAAGTCAACGCCAGCGACAGGAGTCGAGTGGAAGGATTAGTCAACGATTTACGGGAAGCGATTAATCAAGATCATAGCGATCGCATTAAGTCTTTAACCAATGAATTACAACAAGCCCTGATGCAAGTTGGTAGTGCCGTTTATGCCCAAGCCGCAGGAACTACGGGAAGTACAACCCCAGGTGAAGAAAGAGGCGGCGGTGACGATGTGATTGATGCTGATTTTGTCGAAAGTAAATAG
- a CDS encoding RDD family protein → MHLFNRVKYHTPESVELEFTLAGIGNRAWALLIDYLALAAILVIFLIAWIIIAGQLSDFWQQVFGSTVGLWLIAITFIVSFVIYAGYFVFFETLWQGQTPGKRAANIRVVRDDGRPIGLQQATLRALLRPFDEFLFIGACLIIFSRQEKRLGDLAAGTIVIQAEIPTTSANFIISEQAKSFYEELSQITDLSILLPDDFAVISEYLKRRSAMSHKARNALALKLAQQLQAILNIQQLPEKVSPDVLLEAVYLAYRNREWGVGSGE, encoded by the coding sequence ATGCACCTGTTTAACCGCGTTAAATACCACACACCAGAAAGTGTAGAGTTAGAATTCACCCTGGCTGGCATTGGTAATCGTGCTTGGGCTTTATTGATTGATTATTTAGCATTAGCTGCTATTTTGGTCATTTTCTTAATTGCCTGGATTATTATTGCCGGACAGTTATCAGATTTTTGGCAGCAAGTCTTTGGCTCTACAGTTGGCTTGTGGTTAATAGCCATTACATTTATTGTTAGCTTTGTCATTTATGCTGGTTATTTTGTCTTTTTTGAAACTTTATGGCAAGGGCAAACCCCAGGTAAACGAGCAGCAAACATTCGCGTAGTTCGTGATGATGGTAGACCAATTGGATTGCAACAAGCAACCCTGAGAGCTTTACTACGCCCATTTGACGAATTTTTATTTATTGGAGCTTGTTTAATAATTTTTAGTCGCCAAGAAAAACGCCTTGGTGATTTAGCTGCCGGTACAATTGTCATTCAAGCTGAAATACCCACAACATCAGCAAACTTTATAATTTCTGAGCAAGCAAAGTCATTTTATGAGGAACTGTCACAAATTACTGATTTATCAATACTATTACCTGATGATTTTGCTGTAATTAGTGAGTATTTAAAACGACGTAGTGCAATGTCACACAAAGCTAGAAACGCACTAGCTTTGAAATTAGCCCAACAACTCCAAGCCATTCTCAACATCCAACAACTACCAGAAAAGGTTTCTCCCGATGTACTTTTAGAAGCAGTTTATCTGGCATATCGAAATAGGGAGTGGGGAGTAGGGAGTGGGGAGTAG
- a CDS encoding Hsp20/alpha crystallin family protein: MALIRWEPFRDIERLEPFREIDTLQRQMNRLLERLMPTDGGERTGLAFIPAAELEETDDAVHLRLEVPGLESKDINVEATPEFIVINGERKTETKTEEGGMTRSEFRYGRFHREIPLPCQIQNDKVQAEYKNGILRLTMPKAESERQKVVKVNLG; the protein is encoded by the coding sequence ATGGCACTCATTAGATGGGAACCATTCCGGGATATTGAACGCTTAGAACCATTCCGAGAAATTGATACTTTGCAACGGCAAATGAACCGTCTGCTGGAAAGATTAATGCCAACAGATGGTGGTGAAAGAACCGGATTGGCATTCATACCTGCGGCTGAACTCGAAGAAACAGATGATGCCGTTCATCTGAGACTAGAAGTACCCGGTTTAGAATCTAAAGATATTAACGTCGAAGCCACTCCTGAATTTATTGTGATTAACGGTGAACGCAAAACTGAAACTAAGACTGAAGAAGGTGGCATGACTCGTTCTGAATTTCGGTACGGTAGATTCCACAGAGAAATACCATTGCCTTGTCAAATTCAAAACGACAAAGTACAAGCTGAATACAAAAACGGCATTCTCCGTCTTACCATGCCGAAAGCAGAATCTGAAAGACAAAAAGTTGTGAAAGTTAATCTCGGTTAA
- a CDS encoding DUF975 family protein has protein sequence MAGNLGSPDPIQPLSVGNVVSAGMRLYRSHLKEYFLLALQAYLWILVPVYGWAKFYALTSLISRLAFGELVNQPESISSGKRFVNSRLWQFLLAMLLLFLVGIGIVIGMVIIFAILGLLSAALVGGIGQQGNPATFLVIGLIAFVVGIVALLAVLWLVTRFYLVDLPLAVEDNIDGASAISRSWELTKGYVWRILLISFVGFLITIPIQIVVQILTRILQLVFLPLIQEGGTVYLLPYLVLVFAISFSSGAVIVPLLQTIKAVVYYDLRSRREGLGLKLRDREI, from the coding sequence ATGGCAGGCAATCTTGGTTCTCCTGATCCTATACAACCACTGAGTGTAGGTAACGTTGTCAGTGCTGGAATGCGATTGTATCGTTCTCATCTGAAGGAATATTTTTTACTAGCTCTCCAAGCTTACCTATGGATACTGGTGCCTGTATATGGGTGGGCTAAATTTTATGCTCTCACATCCTTAATTTCCCGCTTGGCTTTTGGTGAATTGGTGAATCAACCAGAAAGCATCTCATCGGGTAAACGTTTCGTCAATTCACGGCTGTGGCAGTTTTTGTTGGCGATGCTGTTATTGTTTCTCGTGGGTATAGGTATTGTCATAGGGATGGTAATTATATTTGCCATACTAGGGTTGTTATCGGCGGCGCTAGTGGGAGGAATAGGACAGCAAGGAAATCCTGCTACGTTTCTAGTGATAGGTTTGATTGCCTTTGTGGTGGGGATTGTCGCTTTGTTAGCTGTTTTGTGGCTAGTGACAAGATTTTACTTAGTAGATTTACCCTTGGCTGTGGAAGATAACATTGATGGTGCGAGTGCGATCAGTCGCAGTTGGGAATTAACTAAAGGTTACGTCTGGCGAATACTATTGATTTCCTTTGTCGGATTTTTAATCACCATTCCAATCCAAATTGTGGTGCAAATTTTGACTAGGATTTTACAACTTGTTTTCTTACCCCTGATACAAGAGGGGGGTACTGTATATCTTTTGCCTTATCTTGTATTAGTCTTCGCTATCAGTTTTAGTAGTGGTGCGGTGATTGTGCCATTGTTGCAAACTATCAAAGCCGTGGTTTACTATGACTTGCGGAGTCGTCGGGAAGGGTTAGGCTTAAAACTACGCGATCGCGAAATTTAA